The DNA window ATACTGGATAACCTTTAATCTTTCCCTGTAATATGGAGGGGGTAAAGAGTTGACATACTCAAAATTCTGCTAATGCTCAACAATGAAGTTGAAGAAGCTGTGGAGATGCTTCTTTAGTTTAAACATACCAGGACGTTAAGAGCGGCTAGAGTTGCCATTCCCTCGCGTGTCCACTGCACAAACCATAAGAAGTAATTAACAATGACAATTCTCGTCGACAGCGTGAAGAACAAATAAAACCGAAAACATTACCTTGGAAGCAGAAGCAATGTGAGGAACCACAACAGCATTTTTCATGTCAGCAAGCCCAGGCTTCATGTAGGGCTCATCCTGATGAAGCAGGATTGACAATCAATCAAGAATTTCTTACcagtagtttttgtttttgatgttgAAAGCTGGAGAACGTGAATTCAGTTACCTCGAAGACGTCAAGACCAACTCGAAACATAGGGTTTTGCTTCAAATGTTCAACAAGAGCAACTTCATCAACCACAGGGCCCCTACTACAGTTTATGAGGATCGCTTCCTggaaaaaaagtaaatttgaTATGGTCGATTTAACATGGAACAACTTATGTATCATACTGGCAGTAAGCTTGGCATATGATAATTCAAAGCATACCTTCTTCATCTTTGCAAGCCTTTCTTTGTTAACCAAATGATAAGTGGTTTTATCCAAGATTGGATGGAGACTTATCTGTAGATCGAGCAAGACAACCTCAGTTATTTTGCGAAGCACAAATTCAATTTACAACTAAGAAAGGCATGTTAATTTTAGCAAGGGTTCTACCACATCTGCCTCCTGCAGCACCTCATCCATGGATGCTGCCCTTTTCCAGGTCACAGGTTGCTCTCCGTTAGCTTTAAGGAATGCACCATAAGCTGCAAAAAAGGGACGTAATTACATGCGGTAAAAGAACAGATTTCAGAACTTGCAACAGATTAATATCAATAAAGAACAGCCATGCCTGTGACAAACTTTTCCAGGCGTGTGGATTGGTATAGATCATAGTAAATTAAGTTCATTTTGAACCCTTCAACCTATAATGAAATCAAAACAAGACACTCTCATTAGCATATGGTAACAAGTATCACTTAGGAATAAACAGAAAGGAATTGAAAGTAATGGCAGTAAAACTTCGAATTTGTGCTTTTTATCTCTTGAACATTAACAAAGAAGTCCATAATATCCTGATTTGATTTGTTCCTAGAAATTTGACTATCTTTCACCCCATTCATTTTAAATTGAGTCGTAAACCTTTTATCATCAACAGTCCAACGAATTCAGTTAATGCCTTTACATAAACATGCAAATAGGAATATTATATAAATTCATTACATAAGACAATTTCAAGTTCAAGGTGTTCTGCTGAATCTGCTTATTTTTGGCTAGTACGAAAGGCAATGGAGGCGAAATTTAGTTATGGGTGTACCATCATTCTTGCGTAAGCAGAACCGATACGGCCAGCTCCAATTACACCCACGGTCTGTCCCTTAAGCAAGTTCCCCACAAACCTataaaagaggggaaaaaacatGCAGAATTCATCAATCAAAGACTCGAAGACAATCAACTAAAGCactattataaataaaaaaaaggtggtCATACAGATTTGGAAGCCATCCATCATATAAGCCTGCCCTCATGAACTCATCTGCTTCGACAATTCTCCTAGCAGCTGCTAAAGATAGTGAAGCAGCCAACTCTGCTGTTGTTTCTGTAAGTACTCCCTAGCAAAAAAGTAACATGTCAATAGACTAGTTATTGTGTAAAAATTGGTCTTTCTAACGTAAGAACATGGTGGCTTGTATGGCAATTTACCAAGAGTCAGGGTTGCAGATTCGACTACGAATTATACACAAAGGTATCTTAGTTACACAAAAATATGCCTGTGCCGGTGTTGGAATTAGACACTACTTTAGCTCTCCTAATATTTATGATACTGTAAAAGAATGACAAGAAAAAATGGCCATGCTCGACTGTCATATGTTGATCAAGCGCAAAACGAAACACAAATAGATATTCACCAAGGCATGTCTAAAGGgcttaaaaggaaaaaagagagaagatgatCATACAGGAGTATTGCCAACAGCAACCCCATATTTGTTAGCAGCATTAACATCAACATTGTTGTATCCAACAGCCATGTTACTGAAAGCTCTTCCTCCTGCTCGACTTAATGCCTGAAACAATGTCTCTCCCCAATCTTCTGTCAACTGAAACCACAAAACCCACAAACCAAAgtcatcaaaaaccaaaaatctTTCAATGATTTCATCATGGCCTTAGTTGGCTAAATGAGTTGATAATACATCACCTGTCCAATGACTCCATCACATTTATCCCCAATTAGAGCCACAATATCCTCAACAGACAGTATAGTCTTCTTCTGAGTGCATATCTAAACACAAAAAAGTGGAAGTTTAAACTCTGAAGCTCAACATGAGCCATTGAAAGAGGAATCGGAAAGAACAAAACgaaaaacagagaaagaaatGAACTTACTTCGACACGACAATCTTGTTCGATCAAGAGATTGATCCAGCGTGTTCCTGGCATGGGTTTGGTGCTAACGACCCTGTATTTTCCATTTGGGTTCCAAACTTCAATCGAAACAGGCTTAGCCATGAAAGCCTCGTGAGTGCAGAGCAAATGAGACGCAAGCTCTTTCAAATTTCAGTTGCTTTGTTTTAGTTGATAATACACTGTGTGATACAATGCACTCGCGGGTGCATCATATAAATCAATCATCACCGTTATCTTATTTGATTCTTCACTACAACCGCTAGATTCCCTGATGTGGATCGATGTAAGCAAATAGGGTGTACCTGGACATGAGTTGGTTTGGGACTTTTTGGACCTCCCAATTTGGTGTATAAGATAATGATGACGTGGTCTCCGAAGGAACTGCCACATAAGCGAGCTTTTATCCTCTTTTGCTAATGACAGAATTAGCCCTGAATGTTCAGCCACTCGTTTTACGGAAATGATCGGACGCGCGCGAACACTACTAAATGGGCTTTATATGCTTCGACGGCAGTATCAACTGAACATGCTTGTCAACATTAACAATAGGCCCAACCCAATCAACCCTTGAAAGGCTTTTTATGGGCTTAGTCTTTCATTCATCTAAACATCCTTAAACGGGCTTCTCAACAAAGACCCAACCCATCCTCTATTTGTCCGCTAGTGACTGCGGGTACAAAAGTCACACTAGGTTGTTTTGAAAagtttttttcttgatcaagtAATTCTTCATATGGTAAGGCACAACGAGACTTGAAATCACTTTGCTTTGAAAAGTTGAATTAGAAAGCAGTGGTGCTATTCATCACAATGTTTCCAATTTTTGTGGGGTATGGATCAGATTTAAGATACGTGTAGAGCCCATCACATGCTCTTTTAATCTGGTCCATACATCCCAATAATTGGGATCCCAGTTATTAGAACaaatatctttttcaattagAAAAAAAGGAGGATCATAAAGATGGGTCgaatttttttcccccaaaTTTGTAAGTGTGGTGGGAAGAATGGAGGATGGAGGTAAAGGACTAATCTTTGTTGAAAAGTGGGAATGTGGTGGCTATCAGCCTATCACTTGTTTTACACTttctttcattattattatcGTATGAATCACTGGTTTTAGACCTCGTGAAGTACAAGTGCCAATGACATCTAATTATCATAGACTCATTATTATGCACTAAATTTTAGGTGGATTAAAAAATTACCCAATTGGATTCCAAGTTTTTTTTATCGGAATAAGACTATTGCCATAAATATATACCAGTATAATACCCTCAAATTTATTATCAGAGTAGCATTCAACGTCAATGCTATTGATATGACTATTTCAGGGTTTTTACAATCACACCAAAAATAACgggatattgatttttgttcagTCGCGCCAATAATATTGACGTGATTAGTGTTAGTACATCGATTATGCCATTACGAATGGTGTGATGTGAAAATATTATTGAGaaatatttcttgtatttttttgatttttctcaagcaAGACTGAAGAAACCCTAAGAAGAAAATGAGTTCGATGAAAGGAGAACAGAAAGAGAAGATCCATAAAACCATCATGAAGATAATCAAGTCAAGCCACTACTATGTTTGGCAAGGGCATCAGCTACAAAGCTTCGAGAGACTTGTGATGTGtgttcatcatcaccatcttgTCCCTCCGCATGATTCGATTTTCATGTAATTGATGTTGAGCAATCTAGGTCTCCCTTAAGAGAGAATGCCGTGATCTAAATGACTCTGTATAGTTTTTGAGTCACGTACTCTAACATTAATCACGTCATTGCTACAAGCGTGACTTAACAAAAACCAATCATACTGACGTGATTGTAAAAACACCAAACTAGTCACGCCATAGCTAATGACATAGAATGCTATTCTAGTAATAAATTTGAGGTCAGTATTATATTGGTATTTACTTATATCAACAGTACTATTTtggtaagtaaaaaaaaaactctgatTCTTCTCTAAAAAAAAGGCTGAAAGACGTGAATGTTCAATAATTTGAGTCCTAACCAGCCATCTCCTTTTTATCTCAAGTTATTTTGGACATTTTTTTATTCATAACTTTCCAATGAGAAGTTTAGCTATTAATGTCCACCTAGATATTGGATCAATCCAATGTCTATATAATAAAGTTGAACATTTGGATCCCATTGTCATCCTTTTCGTCTAACCGAGTAAACACCCCCATACACTATCCGCGTCCCCTATTTTTCGCTCTCCCCCGGTAGTCTCAGATACCTTGAGACCACTTTTAGACAACACAGAGGCCATGGAGAGGATTCTATATCCATCTTCTCCAACCCCTCTGAAAACCCAGCTCAAACAACAACAATCCTCTCCTTATCTAACTCGACTGGGACGATTTGACCCTGCAAGACTCGGTCTTTTCTCCTCACCTCGCTCGGACTTCAGGCGGCCCTTCTCACTTATCTGCAGAAATGAGAACCCATCAAGTCTTTGGAATAAATTGCCGCCACTCTCTGTTTCCCGGATTTACTCGTCCGTTGGGTCGATACCCAATTCCCATTCTCTCAAGGAGATCCCCAATGACGTCTCCACGCATCACAAGGTACTAATTTTCACCGCTGCGATTTAATGGgatattttttattatgtgcATTTTAACCTTAATTTTTTGGATTATATGTTGCTGTTGCTTGTAATTTTGCCAATTCAGTTTTGCTTATTTTTGGGTCAAATTGTATTTGTGTATCCATTCAGTAGGCAAACGGGAGAAAATGATAATTGGGTTAATGGTTCATGGACTGTTTGGTTGCTGGGAAAACACTGGTGGAGGCAAAGGAAATTTGAAGGCCTTATTGTGTTTTCTGTTGTTTCCACGGGgaattttttttcagatttggatAAGAAAGTGTGGAGTTACGTCGTTATTTATACTTTGGGTGACTTTGTTTTAGATTTGCATCAGTTGTTTAATTTGAAGATATAGAAAAGTTACAGATGATTGTATAAGTTTTTTGGGATGGTTATTAGAGGTCCCATCTAAGTATTTGCTTGGCTTCCTTGTGCATGCATTTGGTTCTGCCTGCATTGATGGATAATTGAACATAAGCACTGCCGCCAATCAACTGATAAACCGAGGAGGCCATACACAGTCTTGACAAAGATTAGATAAGAAGATTCATTCTCTATAGAGAGTAAAACCACCATAGATATACTCTCCTTTGCCGTAGTATCTATCTGCAACACTTAACTAATGCTCGAAATATGACTCGCAGTTAATGATTGACATTTGACACCAACTGCCTTCTTCCTacagaaattttaaaataacTTAAGACTGCCTAGACTCAGAAGATGGAACTGCCACATTAAACTGCATAACTATCTTACATAGAACTACTCATCAAACTGCACGACCTTCTAACATAAAACTGCATAACCTATTAGCATATAACCTCCTTTCATGTACTCCTTCCCCTTGAGTAACATGACTTGATCCACATACTTGGGATAACCACTCAGGTTATGCGATATACTTAAAATAGGATGGAGATGGAACAATGGAACTTTATGTTGCCCTTGTCATGGGATGGCGGAGATAAAAAGTTCAAAATTTAATTGCAAAATTCTGTTTGCATATAGCGGGGAATTTTAATTGCATGAAGTGTTTTAATCCCCATGGCCAGTCTAGCagccttcaaaattttgaggcaTCTGCTCCATCCACAACATTCATCCAGACATCCACatgttttttcccctttaaGATGAAATTGTTATAGGGTTTAGCGCTCAACCTTAAACCACATACACACTAACATAAACCTTTTATATGCTTTCATACATCCGACCCTAGTCCTTTGTCCCGGGAAAGAGAGGTTGAGGAGGTTAATATAATTTAAATTTCTCGTTCTGGAAGCACTTGTCATAGATGGAAGCGAAAATTGTAGCATATCCTGATGTTTTCTCTGCATTGACCTTGGGATTTATCATGTTAATATAGACCTCATTGAATTTGTTATTGAAGGAACCGCCCCATTGGTCTTGGTACTTTGCAAAGTTATGCTATTTAAGCACCTATTGGCCTATGCTAAGCATCTTTATATTGCTGTATTTTCCCCTTAAGTCCTAAATGCTTCTCATGAATTCGAGCGAGGTCTAATGGCTCACAAGTTGGCACATTCCGGCCCTTTCTAGAATCTGTGTTAAATTGGAGTTGTCAACTTGAAATTAGTTTAGCAAGAAACCTTTAGCCGGTGAAGCTATCAATTGCCTATAATCACTTAGAACACCCACACACTATCGCAGCAACTATCAAAACCGTAGTTGTTTGTTATGCGATGGAAATAGTGTAGCGGGTGTGTGCACTGCAGAAGTGTATCTGTTGTGCACATCTTCACCGCCTGTTCTCTTTGGCAACATATA is part of the Tripterygium wilfordii isolate XIE 37 chromosome 7, ASM1340144v1, whole genome shotgun sequence genome and encodes:
- the LOC120002736 gene encoding glycerate dehydrogenase, translating into MAKPVSIEVWNPNGKYRVVSTKPMPGTRWINLLIEQDCRVEICTQKKTILSVEDIVALIGDKCDGVIGQLTEDWGETLFQALSRAGGRAFSNMAVGYNNVDVNAANKYGVAVGNTPGVLTETTAELAASLSLAAARRIVEADEFMRAGLYDGWLPNLFVGNLLKGQTVGVIGAGRIGSAYARMMVEGFKMNLIYYDLYQSTRLEKFVTAYGAFLKANGEQPVTWKRAASMDEVLQEADVISLHPILDKTTYHLVNKERLAKMKKEAILINCSRGPVVDEVALVEHLKQNPMFRVGLDVFEDEPYMKPGLADMKNAVVVPHIASASKWTREGMATLAALNVLGKIKGYPVWDDPNRVEPFLNENARPPAASPSIVNAKALSLPVSKL